The genomic interval GCCCGCCTGGGGCGGGTGGACGTCCTGGTGCAGGGGACGCTCTACCCCGACGTCATCGAGAGCGGCACCCGCACCGCGGCCCGGATCAAGACGCACCACAACGTGGGAGGGTTGCCCGAACGGATGCGCCTGCGCCTGGTGGAGCCCCTACGCGAGCTGTTCAAGGACGAGGTGCGGGAGCTGGCCCGCCAGCTCGGGCTGCCCGATGCGCTGGTGGAGCGTCACCCCTTCCCCGGTCCCGGGCTGGCCGTGCGGGTGGTGGGGGAAGTGCGGCCGGAGCGGCTGGAGCGGTTGCGCGCGGCGGACGCCATCGTCGCTGAGGAGGTCGCGGCCTTCGGCCTGCAGCGCGACCTCTGGCAGGCCTTCGCCGTCCTTTTGCCCGTGCCCACCGTAGGGGTCAGAGGAGACGCCCGCGCCTTCGGGGACGCCCTGGTCGTCCGCGCCGTGACCAGCGAGGACGGTATGACCGCCGACTGGGCCCGCCTGGAACCCGACCTGCTGGAGCGGATAGCCAGCCGCATCACCCGCGAGGTCCCCGGGATCGCCCGCGTCCTCTACGATATCACCAGCAAACCCCCGGCCACGATCGAGTGGGAGTGAGAATCGGGCGCGGCAGGTGCGGCCAAGGACAAATCTGCAAGTATCGCGCAATGGTGCTATGATGTAACCACCATGCGCCGGGTGCAGATTCAACTGGACGAGGCGACGTACGAGGCCCTCAGGCGCCGGGCCTTCCGCAGGCGCCAGTCCCTCTCGGCCGCCGTTCGCGAGATCCTGACCAGGCACCTGGGGGCGAACCGTCCGAGGCGGAGGCGGCCGACGCTTGCGGACTTCCCCTGGGTGGGGGCAGCATCGGTGAAAGACCCCTATTGCGTCTCCGAGGAACACGACCGCGCCCTGGCGGAGATCGAGTGGTGATCTTCCTCGATACGTCAGCCATCTACGCACTGGCCAATGCGCAGGACAGCAACCACGTCTCCGCCCAGCGGTCGTTGCAGGCTCTCCTGGAGGCGGGCGAGGAGCTGCTGACCCACAACTATGTCCTGCTGGAGAGCGTGGCTCTTCTCCGGTCGCGGCTGGGCTGGGATGTGACGCAGCGGTTCCTGGCCGCGCCACCCGCCGTACGCATCCGCTGGGTGGATGGAGGGTTGCATGCCTCCGCCGTGGAGCAGTTCCTCAGCCGGAGGGGCCGTTACAGCCTGGTTGACGAGATCAGCTTTCTGGTCATGCGCGAGGTAGGTGTGCAGTTCGCCCTCTCCTTCGACCGGGACTTCCAGCGGGAGGGCTTTCTCCTCTACCGGACCGACGGCCTGTGACCGCCGACCTGCTGGAACAGCTCAACCCGCCGCAGCGTGCGGCCGTGGAGCACGGCGGCGGGCCGCTGCTCATACTGGCCGGGGCCGGCTCGGGCAAGACGAGGGTCCTGGCCTACCGGATCGCCTACCTGATCCGGGTACGGGGGGCGCGGCCCCAACAGATCCTGGCCGTCACCTTCACCAACAAGGCCGCCCGGGAGATGCTGGACCGGGTGGAGCGGCTGCTGGGGGGTCCCGTGGCCCGCGGGATGTGGATCGGCACCTTCCACCACATCTGCAGCCGCATCCTTCGCCGTCACGGCGAGCGCATAGGAATCCCCAGGAACTTCGTAATCTACGACACCGAGGACCAGCGCACCCTGCTGCGGGAGGTGCTGGCCGACCTGGGGATGGAGGAGCAGCGCTTTCCCCCGGAGGTGGTGCACGCCCTGATCGGCCGGGCCAAGGACGAGGGGCTGGGGCCGGCCGACTACGCGGCGCGGGCGGAGAACTTCTTCCAGGAGGCGGTGGCCCGCGCCTACCGTGGCTACCAGGCGTCGCTGCGGCAGCGGGGGGCGCTGGATTTCGACGATCTGCTGCTGGAAGCGCTGCGG from Armatimonadota bacterium carries:
- a CDS encoding ribbon-helix-helix protein, CopG family, translating into MRRVQIQLDEATYEALRRRAFRRRQSLSAAVREILTRHLGANRPRRRRPTLADFPWVGAASVKDPYCVSEEHDRALAEIEW
- a CDS encoding PIN domain-containing protein, with amino-acid sequence MIFLDTSAIYALANAQDSNHVSAQRSLQALLEAGEELLTHNYVLLESVALLRSRLGWDVTQRFLAAPPAVRIRWVDGGLHASAVEQFLSRRGRYSLVDEISFLVMREVGVQFALSFDRDFQREGFLLYRTDGL